Proteins encoded in a region of the Gammaproteobacteria bacterium genome:
- a CDS encoding AAA family ATPase, whose amino-acid sequence MAKVLAVTNQKGGVGKTTTSVNLSASLQETRKKVLLIDLDPQGNATTGSGIDKNSLELSIYELLTGRASFDQVVVKPEGLGYDLIPSNGDLTAAEVELLQFDQREQRLRQIIDAVRDCYDFVVIDCPPSLNMLTINAMVAADGVLIPMQCEYYALEGLSALMDTVNAIRDSLNPGLKIEGILRTMYDPRNKLTTEVNSQLFTHFGDIVYRTVVPRNVRLAEAPSYGLPVLKYDRQSRGAIAYLAVAGEVLRRADKADRAEQPAA is encoded by the coding sequence GTGGCAAAGGTATTAGCAGTTACAAATCAGAAAGGTGGCGTGGGCAAAACAACGACCTCCGTTAACCTGTCCGCTTCTTTACAGGAAACCCGCAAGAAAGTTCTATTGATCGACCTTGATCCACAGGGTAACGCGACCACTGGTAGTGGCATCGATAAGAATTCCCTGGAACTCTCCATTTATGAACTGTTAACAGGGCGAGCCAGTTTTGACCAGGTAGTGGTCAAACCCGAAGGGTTAGGATACGACCTTATCCCCTCCAACGGCGACCTGACAGCCGCCGAAGTTGAATTACTGCAATTCGATCAGCGGGAACAGCGTTTAAGGCAGATTATCGACGCTGTGCGAGACTGCTACGATTTTGTTGTGATCGATTGCCCTCCCTCCCTGAACATGCTGACCATTAATGCCATGGTTGCTGCTGACGGTGTCTTGATTCCCATGCAGTGCGAATATTATGCGCTGGAAGGACTGTCAGCGCTAATGGATACAGTGAATGCCATACGGGACAGCCTCAATCCAGGGCTTAAAATAGAAGGAATCCTGCGAACCATGTATGATCCGCGCAACAAGCTGACAACAGAAGTAAACAGCCAGCTGTTCACCCATTTTGGCGATATCGTATACCGTACTGTGGTACCCCGAAATGTGCGTCTGGCAGAGGCTCCCAGTTATGGATTACCGGTATTGAAGTACGATCGGCAGTCCCGCGGGGCAATCGCCTATCTGGCGGTGGCCGGGGAAGTGCTGCGACGGGCGGATAAGGCAGACAGGGCGGAGCAGCCAGCAGCCTGA
- a CDS encoding ParB/RepB/Spo0J family partition protein has product MTAKKKLGRGLDALLSKTGSSNVSRQDSAESAVAKGLSSDGPDSPIAAGTGTGRDENADLKNIPVDLIQPGKYQPRTDMHETTLEELANSIKRQGVMQPIVVRPVGPNRYEIIAGERRWRATQLAGLHSIPAIIKEVSDESAIAMSLIENIQRENLNPIEEALALKRLQDEFELTQQEVADAVGKSRATVTNLMRLIGLNPDVRRMLEHGDLEMGHARALLSLPELQQSETARTVVGKGLSVRQTESLVRRLLAGSGGKHNKPVTDPDIKNLEEDLSSRLGAKVLIQHTAKGRGKLILKYNSLDELEGILGHIK; this is encoded by the coding sequence ATGACAGCGAAGAAAAAACTGGGACGAGGCCTTGATGCGCTGCTGTCCAAAACTGGCAGCAGCAATGTGTCGCGGCAGGACAGTGCTGAGTCGGCTGTCGCCAAAGGCCTTTCTTCGGACGGCCCTGATTCCCCTATTGCGGCTGGGACCGGGACCGGCCGCGATGAAAACGCTGATCTTAAAAACATCCCTGTCGACCTGATCCAGCCCGGTAAATATCAGCCGCGGACCGATATGCATGAAACCACGCTGGAGGAGCTGGCCAATTCCATCAAGCGGCAGGGGGTTATGCAGCCCATCGTAGTGCGGCCAGTAGGCCCGAATCGCTATGAGATCATCGCTGGCGAACGGCGCTGGAGAGCCACGCAATTAGCGGGGTTGCACTCTATTCCCGCCATCATCAAAGAGGTGAGCGACGAATCGGCAATTGCCATGTCGCTGATCGAGAACATACAGCGGGAAAACCTTAACCCTATAGAAGAGGCTCTTGCTTTAAAGAGACTGCAGGACGAATTCGAACTGACTCAGCAGGAAGTGGCTGACGCCGTCGGTAAATCCCGGGCTACAGTCACCAACCTTATGCGGTTGATCGGGCTCAACCCGGATGTGCGCAGGATGCTGGAACACGGCGATCTGGAGATGGGGCATGCCCGGGCACTGCTGTCGTTGCCGGAACTGCAGCAGTCCGAGACCGCCAGAACCGTGGTCGGCAAAGGGCTTTCAGTACGTCAGACCGAATCCCTGGTGCGCCGCCTGCTGGCCGGTTCCGGCGGAAAGCACAACAAACCGGTTACTGACCCGGATATCAAAAATCTGGAAGAAGATCTGTCATCCCGCCTTGGTGCCAAGGTGCTTATTCAGCACACGGCCAAGGGGCGCGGAAAACTTATTCTAAAATACAACAGTCTGGATGAGCTCGAGGGTATCCTCGGCCATATCAAATGA
- a CDS encoding ATP synthase subunit I, whose protein sequence is MSNLKPPPVHRIIVAQLVATALMALTFLVFSNVVAAYSILIGGLVSALPNAYFAVQAFRYRGARNADKVVKSFRKGYFGKLGITIILFALTFTLVTTINEIALISGFVVVQFCGTMMSGLINYSPNSNNG, encoded by the coding sequence ATGTCCAATTTGAAGCCCCCGCCAGTCCACCGCATTATCGTGGCGCAGCTGGTAGCGACAGCCTTGATGGCGCTAACATTCCTGGTCTTTTCGAATGTCGTAGCAGCTTACTCGATCCTGATCGGAGGGCTGGTCAGCGCCTTGCCCAACGCGTACTTTGCTGTGCAGGCTTTCCGGTATCGTGGCGCAAGAAACGCGGATAAAGTTGTAAAAAGCTTTAGAAAAGGGTACTTCGGCAAACTGGGTATTACCATAATACTGTTTGCCTTGACGTTTACCCTGGTAACCACGATCAATGAGATTGCCCTGATCAGCGGGTTTGTAGTGGTGCAGTTTTGCGGCACCATGATGTCGGGACTGATTAATTACAGTCCCAATAGTAATAATGGCTAG
- the atpB gene encoding F0F1 ATP synthase subunit A, with translation MAESAGLEHGLEHGAEQTVQEYIQHHLSYLTFGRHPDGHWGFAHTIEEAKEMGFMAFHVDVMAWSFLLGGGALLFFRHVGKKATADVPNGVQNFVENIFEFVDNRVQEGFDHKNPTIAPLALTIFVWIILMNSMDLVPVDWLPGLAAWVGTFFGQEHMSFKVVPTTDPNVTLGMSFSVFILIIYYSIKNKGLGGFLSELAFHPFGKWMMPFNLLIEIPTLLAKPISLGLRLFGNLYAGELLFLVIAGLLGLYQLPFHFIWAVFHILVVPLQAFVFMMLTIVYLNAAHDSPSH, from the coding sequence ATGGCGGAATCGGCAGGCCTCGAACACGGACTGGAACATGGCGCTGAACAGACTGTTCAGGAATATATCCAGCATCACCTTTCCTATTTAACCTTTGGCCGCCATCCAGACGGCCACTGGGGATTTGCACACACTATAGAAGAAGCCAAGGAAATGGGTTTCATGGCGTTCCATGTGGACGTGATGGCTTGGTCTTTTCTGCTTGGCGGTGGCGCCTTGCTGTTTTTCCGTCATGTCGGGAAAAAGGCGACGGCGGATGTCCCCAACGGTGTGCAGAACTTTGTTGAAAATATTTTCGAATTCGTGGACAACCGGGTCCAGGAAGGCTTCGACCACAAGAATCCAACTATCGCGCCGTTGGCATTGACGATATTTGTCTGGATTATCCTGATGAATTCCATGGACCTGGTACCGGTTGACTGGTTACCCGGCCTTGCTGCCTGGGTCGGCACATTTTTCGGCCAGGAGCACATGTCCTTCAAGGTAGTACCTACTACCGACCCCAACGTTACCCTGGGCATGTCTTTCAGCGTATTTATTCTGATTATTTATTACAGTATCAAGAACAAGGGTCTGGGCGGGTTCCTCAGCGAACTGGCTTTCCACCCCTTCGGCAAGTGGATGATGCCGTTCAACCTCTTGATAGAAATCCCGACCCTGCTGGCCAAGCCTATCTCTCTCGGACTGCGATTGTTCGGCAATCTCTATGCCGGCGAGCTTCTGTTCCTGGTTATCGCAGGGTTACTTGGTCTTTATCAACTGCCGTTCCACTTTATCTGGGCGGTTTTCCACATTCTCGTGGTGCCACTGCAGGCCTTCGTGTTCATGATGCTTACCATCGTGTATTTGAATGCCGCGCATGACTCACCATCTCACTGA
- the atpE gene encoding F0F1 ATP synthase subunit C, whose protein sequence is MEIILASTVIGVFWLLGLGALGTAIGFGILGGKFLEGSARQPEMAPKLQGSMFLVAGLIDAITMIGIGIGMWFTFANPFLGQLAG, encoded by the coding sequence ATGGAAATTATTCTCGCGTCAACGGTCATCGGCGTGTTCTGGCTGCTCGGTCTGGGCGCACTGGGCACAGCTATAGGCTTCGGTATCCTGGGAGGCAAGTTCCTTGAAGGTTCTGCCCGTCAGCCTGAGATGGCTCCCAAACTGCAAGGCAGCATGTTCCTGGTGGCAGGTCTTATCGACGCGATCACCATGATCGGTATCGGTATCGGTATGTGGTTTACTTTTGCCAACCCGTTCCTGGGACAACTCGCCGGCTAA